From the genome of Paracoccus seriniphilus, one region includes:
- the thiS gene encoding sulfur carrier protein ThiS, whose product MVNGTPHEVAATTLDEALTELGFTDARFATAVNESFVPADRRGDQRLEAGDRLEILSPMQGG is encoded by the coding sequence ATGGTGAATGGCACCCCGCATGAGGTCGCCGCAACAACATTGGACGAGGCCTTGACCGAGCTTGGGTTTACCGATGCCCGCTTTGCCACGGCCGTGAATGAATCCTTCGTTCCAGCCGACCGGCGGGGCGATCAGCGACTGGAGGCCGGCGACCGGCTGGAAATCCTGTCGCCGATGCAAGGGGGCTAG
- a CDS encoding FAD-dependent oxidoreductase, producing MKNLFTVLGAGVAGLCVATELTRRGAAVQLVDPAGPAGQHACSWWAGGMLAPDCEGETAEEPVVRLGREAEGWWQAAGVPVTRRGSLVLAPGRDRAELDRFARRTENHRWLDRDELGRAEPALAPRFSRALHFSAESHICPRDALDILTRSLASQGVPVQADAPRGQIIDCRGLAAGDRLTDLRGVRGEMAVLRAPEVQISRPVRLLHPRHPIYIVPRGDGVYMLGATQLESENRGPATLRSVVELLNTAYSLDPAFAEAAVLELGADARPAFPDNLPRIRRHEDRIFVNGLFRHGFLLAPAMARMVADLVLEGKIPEVMDEDHGEWHPA from the coding sequence ATGAAAAATCTTTTCACCGTTCTGGGCGCAGGGGTCGCGGGCCTCTGTGTGGCAACCGAACTGACCCGGCGCGGCGCCGCCGTGCAACTGGTCGATCCCGCCGGTCCGGCGGGACAGCATGCCTGTTCATGGTGGGCCGGCGGCATGCTGGCCCCCGATTGCGAAGGCGAAACCGCCGAGGAACCCGTCGTCCGGCTGGGCCGCGAGGCCGAGGGCTGGTGGCAGGCGGCAGGCGTTCCCGTCACCCGCCGCGGATCACTGGTGCTGGCACCGGGGCGCGACCGGGCCGAGCTGGACCGCTTTGCGCGGCGCACCGAAAACCATCGCTGGCTGGATCGCGACGAGTTGGGTCGGGCCGAACCCGCCCTTGCCCCGCGCTTTTCCCGCGCGCTGCATTTCTCGGCTGAATCACATATCTGCCCGCGTGACGCGCTGGACATCCTGACCCGCAGTCTGGCCAGCCAAGGGGTGCCCGTTCAGGCGGATGCACCGCGCGGGCAGATCATTGACTGTCGTGGGCTGGCCGCCGGGGACCGCCTGACCGACCTGCGCGGCGTGCGCGGGGAAATGGCGGTGTTGCGCGCGCCCGAGGTCCAGATATCGCGCCCCGTCAGATTGCTGCATCCGCGCCACCCGATTTACATCGTGCCGCGCGGCGATGGCGTCTACATGCTGGGCGCGACTCAGCTGGAAAGCGAGAATCGCGGCCCGGCGACGCTGCGCTCGGTCGTGGAACTGCTGAACACGGCCTACAGCCTGGACCCGGCCTTTGCCGAAGCCGCCGTGCTGGAACTGGGCGCCGATGCGCGCCCGGCATTCCCCGACAACCTGCCCCGCATCCGCCGTCATGAAGACAGGATCTTCGTGAACGGCCTGTTCCGCCACGGCTTCCTGCTTGCCCCCGCCATGGCGCGGATGGTGGCCGATCTGGTTCTTGAAGGCAAAATCCCCGAGGTGATGGATGAAGATCATGGTGAATGGCACCCCGCATGA